The Devosia sp. genome segment CCTGCGCCCTGCCGCGGCCAATTTCTTATCGGGTCGTGGGCCGGCAATTTCACCCCCCATAAGGGGGCAGAGATGACGGGTTCGCGTGCGGGCAGAATCGGCTAGCCTGCCGCGCCGGGGAGCCAGAGCCATGACCGCAATCATCGCCGCCGACGCCGTCTGCAAGACTTTCCATCAACTCAAGCGCCAGACCGGTTTGGGCGGAGCCATCCGCAGCCTGCTCTCTCGGCAATACACCGATATCCGGGCCGTGGACGGAATCTCCTTTACCATCCAGCCCGGCGAGGCGGTGGGTTATCTGGGGCCCAACGGCGCCGGCAAGTCCACCATGATCAAGATGATGACCGGCATCCTGGTCCCATCCTCGGGCACCCTATCGGTGCTCGGCCGCGAGCCCCATGCCAATCGCATGGTCAATGCCGCCGAAATCGGCGTGGTCTTCGGCCAGCGCAGCCAATTGTGGTGGGACCTGCCGGTGCGCGACAGCTTCGCGCTCAACCGCCATATCTACGATATCGCCGAAACCCGCTTTGCCGAAAACCTGGCCTATCTGACCCGGATGCTCGACATGGCGTCCTATCTCGACCGCCCGGTGCGCCAGCTCAGCCTGGGCCAGCGGATGCGCGCCGAGATTGCCATGGCGCTGCTGCACGATCCGAAAATCCTGTTCCTGGACGAGCCGACCATCGGCCTGGATGTCGTCGCCAAGGATGCGGTGCGCAAATTCTTGGCCGAGATCAACCACAAGCGCGGCACCACCATCATCCTCACCACCCATGACCTGGTCGATATCGAGGAAATCTGCCCGCGCCTGATCATGGTCGATGATGGCAAGCTGCTGTTCGATGGCGAGCTGACGCGCCTGCGCGCCACCCTGGGCTCGCGCCGCCGGCTGACCCTCGAATTCGACACCGATCCAGGCCCCTTGGCGCTGACCACCGCCACGCTCACCACCGATCTCGGCGCTGCCAAGCACTACCTGCTCGAGCGCGAGGAAACCTCGCTGCTCGACGTGCTCAACGAGGTGGGCCGTGGCCGCGGGCTCAAGGACGTCAAGCTCGAAGAGCCCGATATCGAGGAGGTCATCCGCACCTTTTATCAGAACAAGCCGGGCCTGGCCGGCACCGCGCCATGAGGGCCTTGTCCTATCCCGCCTTCACCGCCACCGCCTTCCAGTCGCGCCTGGCCTATCGCAACCAGGTCTGGGCCAATGCCTTTGGCGACCTGGTCAATATCTTTGCCCGCATCGCCCTGTGGACGGCCGCCTATGCCGGCATGGCGACGGTCGATGGTGTCACGCTGCCCGAGATGGTGACCTATGCCGTCCTCGTCGGTTCGCTCCTGCGCTGGGACCACTCCCAGTTGCTGCACGATATCGGCGACGCCGTGCGCACCGGCGATGTGTCCATCTACCTGCTGCGCCCCCTGCACTATCCGCTGGCGGTCATGGCCAGCCATGTCGGCCATTATGTATTCGAGCTGGTCACGATCGTGCT includes the following:
- a CDS encoding ATP-binding cassette domain-containing protein; its protein translation is MTAIIAADAVCKTFHQLKRQTGLGGAIRSLLSRQYTDIRAVDGISFTIQPGEAVGYLGPNGAGKSTMIKMMTGILVPSSGTLSVLGREPHANRMVNAAEIGVVFGQRSQLWWDLPVRDSFALNRHIYDIAETRFAENLAYLTRMLDMASYLDRPVRQLSLGQRMRAEIAMALLHDPKILFLDEPTIGLDVVAKDAVRKFLAEINHKRGTTIILTTHDLVDIEEICPRLIMVDDGKLLFDGELTRLRATLGSRRRLTLEFDTDPGPLALTTATLTTDLGAAKHYLLEREETSLLDVLNEVGRGRGLKDVKLEEPDIEEVIRTFYQNKPGLAGTAP